A genomic region of Desulfosarcina ovata subsp. ovata contains the following coding sequences:
- a CDS encoding DUF3466 family protein produces the protein MKQKTQKRIWIRLAAILLWVGVVCLIACGGSGSSLSDDTSGNGTDIYDSGTLGDLVDIGDFDNDDDRLRETLALAMDENGNLVGQADNGDLSEAAFLWESDTEEMIYLGIHNEEYVDNSNYAYTYENYYGLSEEDDSGTSFTASAAVAVYSDDDTIAVIGNSATEDGEKRAFYWQDDTFVDLPPMYYTIDFEIVDDDGNETTYEGHVVKNNSEAIAMNGTYILVNLEDEDGTHAYYWDKQSYTTIKVYDEKYEDYDDVDGDSDDDNDDDDDDVDAEPDSVEISVPDYQMIGNETSDDSEAVAINDANQTIVNVGDGDRVIVYDIDNANSETLEPLSGADDIYAVAINDAGNIAGTSGDDAFFWKNGNMTLCGNLCDDQADGVSVATAINNDNQVVGYATNDDGDYHAFVWQYEDGEAVITDLDTLGGDNSYAVAINDNGVVIGYSETGETYETGSKTYNIYHACAWYDGGIYDLGVVESDDADFIFSVGVAINNSDRITGNSYTINDFTRGFVIDAIFP, from the coding sequence CGTCGGGCAACGGTACAGATATCTATGATTCAGGGACCCTGGGCGACTTGGTGGATATCGGCGATTTCGATAACGACGACGACCGCTTGAGAGAAACCCTGGCCCTCGCCATGGATGAAAACGGGAATCTCGTGGGCCAGGCCGATAACGGCGATCTTTCCGAGGCCGCGTTCCTCTGGGAATCGGACACCGAAGAGATGATTTACTTGGGTATCCATAACGAAGAATATGTCGATAACAGCAATTATGCATACACCTACGAAAATTATTACGGCCTCAGCGAAGAGGATGACAGTGGTACCAGTTTTACCGCCAGCGCGGCGGTTGCGGTTTACTCCGATGATGACACCATCGCGGTAATCGGCAATTCGGCCACCGAGGATGGCGAGAAACGGGCTTTTTACTGGCAAGATGACACCTTCGTAGATCTTCCCCCCATGTATTACACTATCGATTTCGAAATTGTGGACGACGATGGAAACGAAACGACCTATGAAGGGCATGTGGTTAAAAACAATTCCGAAGCCATCGCCATGAACGGCACCTATATCCTGGTCAACCTCGAAGACGAAGATGGCACCCATGCCTACTACTGGGATAAACAGTCATACACAACGATAAAGGTGTACGATGAGAAATACGAGGATTATGATGATGTTGATGGAGATAGCGACGACGACAACGATGACGATGACGACGACGTCGATGCGGAACCGGATTCCGTGGAAATCAGCGTGCCCGACTATCAAATGATTGGAAACGAAACCAGCGACGATTCCGAAGCCGTTGCCATTAACGACGCCAATCAGACTATAGTGAACGTCGGCGATGGCGACAGGGTCATCGTTTATGACATCGATAACGCCAATTCCGAGACCCTGGAACCGCTTTCCGGCGCCGACGATATCTATGCCGTGGCGATCAACGACGCCGGCAACATTGCCGGGACCTCCGGCGATGACGCCTTTTTCTGGAAGAACGGCAACATGACCCTTTGCGGCAACCTCTGTGACGATCAGGCGGACGGCGTGAGCGTGGCCACGGCCATCAATAATGACAATCAGGTGGTGGGATATGCCACCAATGACGATGGCGATTACCACGCCTTTGTCTGGCAGTACGAGGATGGCGAAGCCGTCATCACAGATCTCGATACTCTGGGCGGAGACAACAGTTATGCCGTTGCGATAAACGACAACGGCGTTGTCATCGGTTATTCCGAAACGGGCGAGACGTATGAAACCGGCAGCAAGACGTATAACATCTATCATGCATGCGCTTGGTATGACGGCGGGATCTACGATCTTGGCGTGGTGGAAAGCGATGATGCCGACTTTATCTTCAGTGTGGGTGTCGCGATCAACAACAGCGACCGGATCACAGGCAATTCCTACACGATCAACGACTTTACACGTGGCTTCGTTATAGATGCCATCTTCCCTTAA
- a CDS encoding outer membrane beta-barrel protein, with amino-acid sequence MPQGKKCVIFTVVWLWLMCGTGFGEDENTYMARPIRWNSDKTMSVALNWDYQHYTDTDFFDFWGVDSDPSSTLLPSSVGYEIRFWENIGLEFVLGYTDIDESGGNRLEDDDSVSIDMQTYYLLFSVKRYFPLTNSLFLFGGIGLDIHFIDGEIAYTNEDESYRLDYSQTLFGGHACLGAEYFIVKKKFPVSVGLQYKYTLLQGEEVDEDLISAVNDDTESSYSSKELNLSGHTLSLSLKIHF; translated from the coding sequence ATGCCACAAGGAAAAAAGTGCGTTATATTTACGGTGGTTTGGCTATGGCTGATGTGCGGAACCGGGTTCGGTGAGGACGAAAACACCTACATGGCGCGCCCCATCCGTTGGAATTCGGATAAAACCATGTCCGTTGCATTGAACTGGGATTATCAGCATTACACGGATACTGATTTTTTCGATTTCTGGGGAGTCGACTCTGATCCTTCCAGTACGCTTCTGCCCAGCAGCGTGGGGTATGAAATCAGATTCTGGGAAAACATTGGGCTCGAATTTGTCCTGGGCTACACGGACATCGATGAAAGTGGCGGTAACCGGCTGGAAGACGATGACAGCGTTTCCATTGATATGCAGACCTACTATTTGCTCTTTTCTGTCAAGCGGTACTTCCCTTTAACCAATTCCCTCTTCCTGTTTGGCGGTATCGGGCTGGACATCCATTTTATCGATGGCGAAATCGCTTACACCAACGAAGACGAGTCTTATCGTCTGGACTACTCCCAAACGCTTTTCGGGGGCCATGCCTGCCTCGGTGCGGAGTATTTCATCGTCAAGAAAAAATTCCCGGTCAGCGTCGGTTTGCAGTACAAGTATACCTTGTTGCAAGGTGAGGAGGTTGACGAGGATTTAATCTCGGCAGTTAACGACGATACCGAAAGCTCATATTCTTCGAAGGAGTTAAACCTGAGCGGGCACACCCTGTCCCTGTCCCTGAAAATCCATTTCTGA
- a CDS encoding HD-GYP domain-containing protein has protein sequence MIFTLIRDEPKIFKEAQSALKQAKIKGKNRVFHYRQLKKKESEKHQSSILLVDDEPLNLKLMQGLLQPLGYTLYTAKNGLDALYRLEKAEIDLVLLDVMMPDMDGFSVCRTIKANEETRLIPVVLLTSLDDVETKVQGIEAGADDFITKPPHKSELIARIKSLLRVKQLNSNLTSIENVLFSMAKSVEAKDSYTQGHVDRVSELASSIGRNMSLSENEMEALRIGGALHDVGKLGVPEEILNKPGPLDNGEWTVMKTHPEIGYKICLPLKKNLGQALDIVRHHHEKLDGSGYPDGLKADEILMVTRIMTVADIFDALTSDRPYRKAMSTVKATQILLKEAQKGKIDSVVTRCLLQLMSNQNITNDADKLNSVHPEIGKLG, from the coding sequence GTGATTTTCACACTAATCCGCGATGAGCCAAAAATATTCAAGGAAGCTCAATCCGCTCTCAAACAGGCAAAAATCAAGGGAAAAAACAGGGTTTTTCATTATCGACAACTGAAGAAGAAAGAATCTGAGAAACACCAATCCAGCATTTTGCTTGTTGACGATGAGCCATTGAATCTGAAACTCATGCAGGGTCTTCTTCAACCGCTGGGATATACCCTCTACACGGCAAAAAACGGTTTGGACGCTCTGTATAGGCTTGAAAAAGCGGAGATCGACCTCGTTCTTTTGGACGTCATGATGCCGGATATGGATGGCTTTAGCGTTTGCCGCACAATCAAAGCCAACGAAGAAACCCGGCTCATACCCGTAGTATTGCTTACCTCTCTCGATGACGTTGAGACCAAAGTCCAAGGGATCGAAGCAGGCGCTGACGATTTTATCACCAAGCCTCCGCACAAATCGGAGTTAATCGCTCGGATCAAATCACTACTCCGGGTTAAACAACTGAACAGCAATTTGACAAGCATTGAAAACGTTCTTTTTTCAATGGCGAAAAGCGTTGAAGCCAAAGACAGTTATACACAGGGACACGTCGACCGTGTATCCGAATTGGCCTCTTCCATCGGTAGAAACATGAGCCTTTCAGAAAATGAAATGGAGGCGCTGCGCATAGGAGGCGCCCTTCACGATGTGGGAAAACTGGGTGTTCCCGAAGAGATACTCAACAAACCGGGTCCCCTTGATAATGGTGAGTGGACCGTCATGAAAACCCATCCTGAGATTGGATATAAAATCTGTCTGCCACTAAAGAAAAACTTGGGACAGGCATTGGATATTGTTCGGCACCACCATGAAAAGCTTGATGGGAGCGGTTATCCTGATGGATTAAAGGCAGACGAGATACTGATGGTTACCCGCATTATGACGGTCGCGGATATATTCGACGCGCTTACCTCTGATCGTCCGTACAGGAAAGCAATGTCAACCGTCAAAGCTACCCAAATCTTGCTCAAAGAGGCCCAAAAGGGAAAAATCGACAGTGTCGTAACCAGATGCTTGCTGCAATTGATGTCGAACCAGAATATCACCAACGATGCTGACAAGTTAAATAGTGTCCATCCAGAAATAGGCAAATTGGGTTGA
- a CDS encoding ISL3 family transposase translates to MKLLPYITSFVKDAAKSVKRISQQEFTSVADNTLTELLGIATLFVTMYALRREGDEDVLHLRCAHREEVALCPHCGALSTKVHQEEPRCVRHLDVWGKKTFLHFLSRRFECDQCGKVFTEELPFVDSHRRQSSAFEMRVYQSCLTSTRKDVAKREGLSQSTVKEIFNRLAALKKSVGVDGLTRVLGIDEISLKKRHKQFVLVISDISRKCILAVLPDREKQTLENWIESLSDQQKKAIRFVSIDMWAPYYQAACNKLPHAKVVVDRFHVMKQLNHRLTQLRTRFQRQCDPETQKILKGSRWLIVRNRSELSTKQADHLDQILELCPDLRALYLLKEEFRTIFEKVRCREKAARFLDVWCLKAERTGDKYLSKFCKTLKNWREQILNYFIERITNGFVEGTNNSLRAIIRMAFGYRNFNNFRIRVLAGLGDFHTNPR, encoded by the coding sequence ATGAAACTACTGCCGTACATAACATCATTTGTAAAGGACGCCGCAAAGTCCGTGAAACGAATTAGCCAGCAGGAATTCACAAGTGTCGCAGATAACACATTGACAGAATTGCTGGGCATAGCGACCTTGTTCGTTACTATGTATGCCCTTCGTCGCGAAGGGGATGAAGACGTGCTGCATCTTCGATGTGCCCATCGTGAAGAGGTTGCTTTGTGTCCCCATTGTGGGGCTCTTTCAACAAAAGTTCATCAGGAGGAGCCTCGTTGCGTACGACATTTGGATGTTTGGGGTAAAAAGACCTTTTTGCATTTCCTGTCCCGCCGTTTCGAATGTGATCAATGTGGTAAGGTTTTCACCGAGGAATTACCATTCGTTGATTCCCATCGTAGGCAATCTTCTGCTTTTGAGATGCGTGTCTATCAATCTTGCCTTACCAGTACACGTAAGGATGTTGCTAAACGTGAGGGGTTAAGCCAATCCACGGTTAAAGAGATCTTCAATCGTCTCGCGGCATTGAAAAAGAGTGTTGGCGTTGACGGCCTGACCCGGGTGCTGGGAATCGATGAAATTTCGCTTAAAAAACGCCACAAGCAATTCGTTCTCGTGATTTCGGATATTTCCAGAAAGTGCATTCTCGCAGTGCTGCCTGACAGGGAGAAACAGACACTGGAAAATTGGATCGAATCGCTGAGTGATCAACAAAAAAAGGCGATCCGATTTGTTTCCATCGATATGTGGGCGCCCTATTATCAAGCCGCTTGCAACAAGCTTCCCCATGCCAAGGTGGTGGTCGACCGGTTCCATGTGATGAAACAACTCAACCACCGTCTGACCCAACTTCGAACCAGATTTCAAAGGCAGTGCGATCCTGAAACACAAAAGATACTCAAGGGTAGCCGTTGGCTCATCGTGCGTAACCGATCCGAATTGTCGACAAAGCAAGCTGATCACTTGGATCAAATATTGGAATTGTGTCCTGATCTTCGCGCATTGTACCTTTTAAAGGAGGAGTTCCGCACGATTTTTGAGAAAGTCAGATGCAGAGAAAAGGCAGCCCGATTTCTTGATGTATGGTGTTTGAAGGCCGAACGTACAGGTGATAAATATCTTTCAAAGTTCTGTAAGACCTTGAAGAACTGGCGAGAGCAGATCTTAAATTACTTCATCGAAAGAATTACAAATGGGTTCGTTGAAGGTACCAATAATTCCCTCAGGGCTATTATACGCATGGCATTCGGCTACAGAAATTTCAACAACTTTAGGATACGGGTACTCGCAGGATTAGGTGATTTTCACACTAATCCGCGATGA
- a CDS encoding IS110 family transposase produces the protein MKKIVKYVGLDVHKDSITIAIADEGRDGNVRVYGKISNDLGQIDNVMRKLISQNAELHCVYEAGPCGYPIYRHLTSKGIDCVVVAPALIPKKTGDRVKNDRRDATHLATLHRSGELTPVYVPDQADEALRDLVRARKDIQISLRKVKQQINAFLLRQGINYPGKSKWSKAHLNWLADLKMPHPAQHIALTEYLDAMGDHEARVKRIEKAIEQCCQTSRLLPVIEALQALRGISLLSAVTVVAELGDLSRFDTPAQLMAYLGLIPSEHSSGGTIKKGPITKTGNTHARRTLIESAQAYRMPARKSKAIRKRQEGLPDDVLDIAWNAQLRLCHRYRRLIAKGKNHNVVITAIARELAGFIWAIARAVPIVAAER, from the coding sequence GTGAAAAAGATTGTAAAGTATGTTGGTTTGGATGTCCACAAAGATTCGATTACCATTGCTATCGCCGATGAAGGACGTGACGGAAACGTTCGAGTGTATGGAAAAATCAGCAACGACCTGGGGCAGATTGATAACGTCATGCGAAAACTGATTTCACAAAACGCCGAATTGCATTGTGTTTATGAAGCAGGTCCATGCGGATATCCAATCTACAGGCATTTAACAAGCAAGGGAATCGATTGCGTTGTCGTTGCTCCGGCGCTGATCCCCAAAAAAACCGGTGATCGGGTTAAAAACGATCGCCGAGATGCAACCCACCTGGCGACGCTCCACCGTTCCGGAGAACTGACGCCGGTGTATGTCCCCGATCAGGCCGATGAAGCACTTCGTGACCTGGTACGTGCACGAAAAGACATCCAAATATCGCTCCGCAAAGTCAAACAACAGATCAATGCCTTTTTATTGCGACAAGGGATCAATTATCCAGGTAAAAGCAAATGGAGTAAAGCGCATTTAAATTGGCTGGCGGATCTGAAGATGCCGCATCCGGCCCAGCACATTGCCCTTACCGAATACCTGGACGCCATGGGAGACCATGAGGCCCGCGTTAAGCGCATCGAAAAAGCGATTGAGCAATGTTGCCAAACCAGTCGATTGCTTCCGGTTATCGAGGCTCTGCAAGCGCTCAGGGGGATTTCTTTGCTCAGCGCGGTGACCGTCGTCGCTGAACTGGGGGATCTGAGCCGTTTCGATACGCCGGCACAGCTGATGGCCTATTTGGGTCTGATCCCATCGGAGCATTCAAGCGGTGGCACCATCAAAAAAGGCCCCATTACCAAAACCGGCAATACCCATGCCCGCAGGACGTTGATCGAATCGGCTCAGGCCTATCGTATGCCGGCCCGGAAAAGTAAGGCGATCCGTAAACGCCAGGAAGGCTTGCCGGACGATGTTTTGGATATTGCCTGGAATGCACAGCTACGACTATGCCACCGCTACCGCAGGTTGATTGCAAAGGGCAAAAACCATAACGTGGTCATCACCGCGATTGCACGCGAGTTGGCCGGTTTCATCTGGGCCATTGCCCGGGCTGTTCCAATCGTGGCCGCTGAAAGATGA
- a CDS encoding GGDEF domain-containing protein, with protein MPITTIRQIESVYRSQTDSSFRDSLTGLFTYGFFLAYVEQEFQRLKRYGHSFSLAVVDLDAFGQFNHQHGAIHGDKALKKVGQIIQKNIRTADISSRYAGDQFALFFVNTTPDNAITAAEKLIWLNTCQEKNLSIPKKLGPIIFIERLDRGGVCNNDGRAL; from the coding sequence ATGCCCATAACAACGATTCGCCAAATCGAATCTGTCTATAGGAGCCAAACCGATTCTTCATTCAGAGACAGCCTCACGGGATTATTCACTTATGGATTCTTTTTGGCCTATGTTGAACAGGAATTTCAACGCCTGAAGCGATATGGGCATTCTTTTTCACTGGCTGTCGTGGACCTGGATGCTTTTGGTCAATTTAATCATCAACATGGTGCGATCCATGGAGATAAGGCCCTTAAAAAGGTTGGGCAGATCATCCAGAAAAATATCCGTACCGCAGATATTTCATCGAGGTATGCTGGGGACCAATTCGCCCTCTTTTTCGTAAATACCACCCCTGACAATGCCATAACGGCCGCCGAAAAGCTGATATGGTTGAACACTTGTCAAGAGAAAAACCTATCCATACCCAAAAAACTTGGGCCAATAATTTTCATCGAGCGTTTGGATAGAGGCGGGGTCTGCAATAACGACGGTAGAGCACTCTGA
- a CDS encoding response regulator — MMSDEYRKTILVIEDNPLNLKLARDLIRIQGYDVFEAQNAETGIELATLHDPDLILMDIELPGISGLEATQRIRNDPELCEIPVIALSANAMEEDKAKALAAGCDDYITKPIDIRSFPETIHRYLPKPEDRENPPETSRGHRILVVDDDHLNIKLLAAQLVSKGYLVSTANDGEAALTIVATDRPDLILLDIMMPGIDGYEVTERLKADAETRDIPIILVTALTGDDEKRRGLEAGADEFINKPLNYPELEARVSSLLRLKEYQDQIVSRKQSENLMVKGLIKKEDAILEDPNLPTVLIVEDDLTNAKLLSRYLTMMPCHLEVVNTGEQAIQIAALKKIDIMLLDIILPTMDGFEVCKAIKTSEHTIPIQVVMITSLTDTQSKLKGIEAGTDDFLVKPINKDELHARLRSLLKKKAYIDRLRAKVEGALYAAITDKLTGVYNHGYLKHFLELEFNRSKKHKHNLGLLMVDVDDFKKFNDQYGHQCGDRALSMIAKTMKSKIRDIDLIARYGGEEFSIVLPYADLTVAKNVASRLLEAVSNHLEIDTAPVARLSVSIGISIFPDLCETPEDLLKTADLALYQAKNRGKNQYCVYEKNEMLRN; from the coding sequence ATGATGTCGGATGAATATCGCAAAACCATACTCGTCATTGAAGACAATCCCCTTAACCTGAAGCTGGCCAGGGATCTTATAAGAATACAGGGCTACGATGTATTCGAAGCCCAAAATGCAGAAACGGGAATCGAACTGGCCACGCTTCACGATCCGGATTTGATTCTGATGGATATCGAACTTCCCGGAATCAGTGGCTTGGAAGCGACGCAAAGGATTCGTAACGATCCTGAATTGTGTGAGATCCCCGTGATCGCCTTAAGCGCCAACGCCATGGAAGAAGACAAAGCCAAAGCCCTGGCGGCAGGATGCGATGATTATATCACCAAGCCCATCGACATCAGATCTTTTCCTGAAACCATCCATCGCTATTTGCCAAAACCTGAAGACCGTGAAAATCCCCCCGAAACATCGCGTGGTCATCGGATTCTGGTTGTCGATGACGACCATCTGAATATCAAATTATTGGCTGCCCAACTGGTTTCCAAAGGCTACCTGGTGTCAACCGCCAATGATGGCGAGGCGGCGTTGACGATCGTGGCAACGGATCGACCGGATTTGATTCTACTTGACATTATGATGCCCGGTATCGATGGCTATGAAGTAACCGAACGGTTGAAAGCGGATGCAGAAACCCGGGATATCCCCATCATTCTGGTTACCGCCCTCACCGGAGATGATGAAAAGAGAAGGGGACTTGAAGCCGGTGCCGATGAATTTATCAACAAACCCCTGAACTATCCCGAACTGGAGGCAAGGGTAAGCTCTCTGCTGAGGCTCAAGGAGTATCAGGATCAGATTGTTTCCCGAAAACAATCTGAAAACCTTATGGTTAAAGGTTTGATCAAAAAGGAGGACGCCATTTTAGAGGACCCCAATTTGCCGACGGTCCTCATTGTTGAAGATGATTTGACCAACGCCAAGTTGCTATCCCGGTATTTGACGATGATGCCGTGCCACCTGGAGGTCGTCAACACCGGGGAGCAAGCCATCCAGATTGCCGCCTTAAAAAAGATCGACATCATGCTTCTCGACATCATACTGCCGACCATGGATGGTTTCGAGGTCTGCAAAGCGATAAAAACGAGTGAGCATACCATTCCCATCCAGGTGGTGATGATCACCAGTTTGACGGATACTCAAAGCAAGCTGAAAGGCATTGAGGCGGGCACTGATGACTTTTTGGTCAAACCCATAAACAAGGATGAGCTTCACGCCAGACTCCGGTCGCTGCTGAAAAAGAAGGCTTATATCGATCGGCTTCGCGCAAAGGTCGAAGGTGCGCTTTATGCTGCGATTACCGATAAATTGACTGGTGTTTATAACCATGGATACCTAAAACATTTTCTTGAATTGGAATTCAATCGTTCAAAAAAACACAAACACAATCTTGGCCTTCTTATGGTCGATGTTGATGATTTTAAAAAATTCAATGATCAATATGGGCATCAATGCGGTGATCGTGCACTCAGTATGATTGCAAAAACAATGAAGAGCAAAATAAGGGATATCGATCTGATTGCCCGTTATGGGGGAGAGGAGTTTTCGATTGTATTGCCTTATGCCGATCTGACCGTTGCAAAAAACGTCGCGAGCAGGCTGTTAGAAGCGGTATCCAACCACCTTGAAATTGATACGGCACCGGTTGCAAGACTATCGGTAAGCATTGGAATATCCATTTTTCCTGATCTTTGCGAAACGCCGGAAGACTTGTTAAAAACAGCGGATCTTGCTCTGTATCAGGCAAAAAATAGAGGCAAGAACCAATACTGCGTTTATGAAAAAAATGAAATGCTGCGCAATTAG
- a CDS encoding ATP-binding protein: MRPTNVAPQDFYDRSNQINIGDLKGNVQLANRNTKVSEIKKVFREDEPIKAVVIVSGKKPLGLVMNIHLDRTLSQRFGVALYYDKPIDAIMDVEPLIVDANIPVPEVADMAMNREKSKIFDHIIITEQGEVSGIVSVQDIMSAMSNIQHRYADAMNRVNEQLQKEIDERSKVEDELVTLNQELEERVAKRTSEIQESNQKLKNAVSVAEAANKAKSDFLSNMSHELRTPLNHIIGFTELVLGQHFGGLNETQSEYLTDVLNSSNHLLSLINDILDLSKIEAGKHELFISEIEIRPLLEKSIVMIKEKAQKHRIQITTEFDGVPEIIEGDARKIKQIMYNLLSNAVKFTGDNGRICLHAKRIADVSELPMHQCHPMISACEADLIEISVKDSGIGLKSDDRERIFNPFEQADSAKSRKYQGTGLGLSLTKKLVELHNGFIWVRSDGQGMGSDFRFILPSRQKAGNQAHPPVTFPADACPSIN; encoded by the coding sequence GTGAGACCAACGAATGTCGCCCCCCAAGATTTTTATGACCGGTCCAACCAGATTAACATCGGAGACCTCAAAGGAAACGTTCAACTGGCCAACCGCAATACCAAGGTAAGTGAAATAAAAAAAGTTTTCAGAGAAGACGAACCCATCAAAGCGGTTGTCATCGTTTCGGGGAAAAAGCCGCTTGGGCTGGTGATGAATATTCATCTGGACAGAACGCTCAGCCAAAGATTCGGCGTTGCCCTGTATTACGATAAGCCGATTGACGCAATCATGGATGTCGAGCCCCTGATCGTGGATGCCAACATACCCGTGCCAGAGGTTGCAGATATGGCCATGAACAGGGAAAAATCCAAGATTTTTGACCATATCATCATTACGGAGCAGGGCGAGGTGTCTGGGATTGTGTCCGTTCAGGATATCATGAGTGCCATGTCGAATATTCAGCACAGATATGCAGACGCCATGAATCGGGTCAATGAGCAATTGCAAAAGGAAATTGATGAGCGCAGCAAGGTTGAGGATGAACTCGTTACGCTCAATCAGGAACTGGAAGAAAGGGTAGCAAAAAGGACATCCGAAATACAGGAATCCAATCAGAAATTGAAAAATGCGGTTTCGGTCGCGGAAGCGGCAAATAAGGCCAAGAGTGATTTCTTATCGAATATGAGCCATGAACTTCGGACACCGTTGAACCATATCATTGGATTTACGGAGTTGGTGTTGGGACAGCATTTCGGGGGCCTTAACGAGACACAATCCGAATACCTGACGGATGTTCTCAATAGCAGCAATCACTTGCTTTCTCTGATAAACGACATTCTCGACTTGTCCAAGATTGAAGCCGGCAAGCACGAACTGTTCATTTCTGAAATCGAAATTCGCCCCCTGCTGGAGAAAAGCATCGTCATGATAAAGGAGAAGGCCCAGAAACATCGCATCCAAATAACAACCGAATTTGATGGTGTCCCGGAAATCATCGAAGGGGATGCCCGTAAGATCAAACAAATCATGTATAATCTTCTTTCGAACGCCGTAAAATTCACCGGAGATAATGGTCGCATCTGTCTGCATGCGAAACGGATCGCCGATGTATCTGAATTGCCCATGCATCAATGCCATCCAATGATTTCCGCCTGTGAGGCGGACTTGATTGAGATCTCAGTAAAAGATTCTGGCATTGGCCTCAAATCGGACGACCGGGAAAGGATTTTTAATCCTTTTGAACAAGCTGACAGTGCAAAGAGTCGGAAATACCAGGGAACCGGTTTGGGACTCTCGCTGACAAAAAAATTAGTTGAACTGCACAATGGTTTTATCTGGGTTCGAAGTGACGGACAAGGCATGGGGTCGGATTTCCGATTTATCCTTCCAAGCCGGCAAAAAGCCGGCAATCAGGCTCACCCACCAGTAACTTTTCCCGCTGATGCGTGCCCATCCATAAATTGA
- a CDS encoding GGDEF domain-containing protein codes for MFYNDSIQDSRLYLRLALEKIGKYELPTDPLNYCIWYEYSSGKNSALNKSIDDYLKSNRTFSTNISKRHFNQYILNRQEARNELIQNELKNVFSNLFKAIDTTNRMFTESGNNLDVMNQAPFHNLTEADINHLVIQIKQEIKRLESSSNLFKEDLQKANCEIDRLKKKLDRYRDEAQKDPLTKLDNRRSFENRLKLALDEANDSGNPLCMIMADIDHFKKINDTHGHLVGDNVIRMVASTIRESIKGKDLAARIGGEEFAILLPNTPFDGAMKLANDMRLAIEQLDLKKKRTGERVGTITLSFGVTAFKYSEIAEDFINRSDQALYRSKKSGRNKVTGI; via the coding sequence ATGTTCTATAACGACAGTATCCAAGACTCACGACTGTACCTTCGGCTTGCTCTGGAAAAAATCGGTAAATACGAACTACCCACAGACCCATTGAATTATTGCATTTGGTATGAGTATTCGTCCGGCAAGAACAGTGCACTTAACAAGTCTATTGATGATTACCTGAAGAGCAACAGAACCTTTTCAACAAACATAAGCAAAAGGCACTTCAACCAATATATTTTAAATCGACAAGAGGCCCGTAACGAATTAATTCAAAATGAATTAAAGAATGTTTTTTCCAACCTTTTTAAGGCAATCGATACAACAAACCGAATGTTCACCGAGTCTGGAAACAATCTGGATGTAATGAATCAAGCGCCATTTCACAATCTCACTGAAGCCGATATCAATCATCTCGTTATTCAAATCAAGCAGGAAATCAAACGCCTCGAATCTTCAAGCAATTTGTTTAAAGAGGATCTTCAAAAAGCAAATTGCGAAATTGATCGACTGAAAAAGAAATTGGATCGCTACAGGGATGAAGCACAAAAAGATCCGTTGACCAAACTTGATAATCGGCGAAGCTTCGAAAATAGGCTGAAATTGGCTTTGGATGAGGCAAACGATTCAGGGAATCCGCTGTGTATGATCATGGCAGATATCGATCACTTTAAAAAAATCAATGATACGCATGGGCATTTGGTTGGGGACAATGTCATACGCATGGTTGCATCCACGATCAGGGAATCCATAAAAGGCAAAGACCTTGCTGCGCGAATCGGCGGAGAAGAATTTGCAATTCTACTGCCGAATACACCCTTCGATGGCGCCATGAAACTCGCCAATGACATGCGCCTGGCTATTGAGCAGCTCGACTTAAAAAAGAAAAGAACCGGTGAACGGGTAGGCACAATCACGCTCAGTTTCGGGGTTACTGCCTTCAAGTATTCCGAAATTGCAGAAGATTTTATCAATAGATCGGATCAGGCGCTATACAGGTCCAAAAAATCGGGCAGAAACAAGGTAACCGGCATATAA